The region CTCTCCCGTCCGGGACGGCCTCATCCACTTTTCAAAGGCCTGATCGAAGCAGCCCAGCAGCGGCTGCCCTCCTCACCGGTGGAGGCGATACAGACCCAGCGATGATCCAAGACGCGGCCACCCTGCCGGTGGTGGAGACCTTCCATTCCCTGCAGGGGGAAGGCCATCACAGCGGCCGCAGCGCCTTCTTCATCCGTTTGGCCGGCTGCAATGTCGGTTGTCCCTGGTGTGACACCAAGCACTCCTGGCCAACAACGCAGCATTCAAGTCTGAGTGTTGACGACCTTGCTGAGCAGGCATCGCGTGCGCGTCACAACGGCGCCGCCTTCATTGTGATCACCGGCGGAGAACCTCTCCATCAGGATCTGGCGCCGCTGACCGAAGCCTTGAACAAACGCTGTGCACTGCCGATTCACCTGGAAACCAGTGGTGTGGACCCCTTAACAGGACGCTTTGACTGGATCACGCTCTCTCCCAAGCGCCACCGCCCCCCTCTCCCGCTTCTCCTGCGGACATGTCACGAATTGAAAGTGGTCGTCCACACCTCAGACGACATCGCCTTCGCCAAAAAGATGGAATCGCAATGTCCGGCCTCGACAGAGCGACTCTTGCAACCAGGATGGAACTGCTCGGAAGGTGAACAGTTGGCTCTGGAGCACGTCCGCCGCCATCCCATCTGGAGACTCAGCCTTCAAACTCATAAGTGGCTCGCAATTCAATGAACCATTACGCAACACCAAAACCACTCATACTCATGCAACTCTCAGGATCCATTCAGAGAGATTCATGAGAACACCCATCTTTGAAGACGCTATCATTCAAACGAACACTTTCCACAACTTTTCCAAAAAGGACCTTCAACGTAGTATTTCCGGCGACTAATGCCAAAAAAATATGGCTATGACAAGGCGGACGACCAAGGCAATAGAGCCACTAAAAGCATCAAAAAGTCCAATAGAAGTAGCATTAAAAATAAAAGTTTATCCAGACCAATTGTCGACAGAGATGGCAATGGCTTAGTCGACAGCTCCGAGAAGACTGGATACCAGCTCTACATCCCCGAAAGCGAGATTTTTATTACCACCGCATCTGGTAAAATATTTTCCGATGTAACATCTAAAAAGTGGTCAGCCATTGCGGCAGCCCCAGCAGAGAAAGGACATCAAGTTTTAATAGCGAACAATCAATCCAAAAAAGCCAAATACCAAATTTGGAGATTGAGAAGCAAGGGAATCGTCCATTTAAAAGGTCGGCGGCTCACAGAAAGAGCCCTTAGCTCACAAGGCTACGAGCAAGTTTTCGATATTGATTTTAATGGTGACGGCATCATTGAAGCTGACACACTGATCGACGCAGGAGACGCAGATTTCTCTCTGACGGGAACTGCAATGGTTGGGAAACGATTACGGGCGATGCGAGCTGCCGATGATCCAGATGGAAATGGACGACTCCTCATCACCTGGCAGTCATCATCAGGAGCAAGCATCTGGACAACAACCGACACCGGCAAATCGATAAGTATCCCAGCAACACTGGAGGGCGCTCAGGTCCGTGCCAGGGTTGAGTACAAAGATGGCGATAGGTTTCAAGAAACTGTCTTTACCCAGTCGCGCTTCATTCCATACATCGATCACGGCGATGCTGCCTTCCTAATTCAAGGCACTCCAGCAGTCGGTCAAACCCTCTCTATCTCACAATCCGTCGCTGATCCCGATGGGGATGGGACACCCTCCTTCTCCTGGCTCCAATCCCGCGACGGCATCAACTGGTCTTTCCTTAGCTCCAACCCCACCTTCGCCATTTCTGACAACCTGGAAGGGCAGAACATCAGGGCGGACGTCCGATACACCGATGGCCAGGGCTTTGAGGAATCCATCTCCACGAATGCTGTCTCCATTCCCTACGTCGATAGCGGCGACGCTGCCTTCCTGATTCAAGGCACTCCAGCAGTCGGTCAAACCCTCTCTATCTCACAATCCGTCGCTGATCCCGATGGGGATGGGACACCCTCCTTCTCCTGGCTCCAATCCCGCGACGGCATCAACTGGTCTTTCCTTAGCTCCAACCCCACCTTCGCCATTCCCGACAACCTGGAAGGGCAGAACATCAGGGCAGACGTCCAATACACCGATGGCCAAGGCTTTGAGGAATCCATCTCCACAAATGCTGTCTCCATTCCCTACGTCGATAGCGGAGATGCTGCCTTCCTAATTCAAGGCACTCCAGCAGTCGGTCAAACCCTCTCTATCCATCGCTCCATCGACGATCCAGATGGCAACGGTGATGACACGCTTGAGATCACCTGGCAAGCCTCCCTCGATGGAGTCAATTGGTCTCTCGCCAGCACCAACCCCTCCTTAATCATTCCCAAAACCCTCGAGGGGCATCGAATCGATGCAACTGTCGCCTACACCGATACTCAGGGATTCAGCGAATCCATCAGCACCGACGATCTCACCATTCCTTTCATCGACGACGGTGATGCAGCCTTCACAATCCAAGGCACGCCAGACGTCGGCCAAACACTCTCCATCCATCGCTCCACCGACGACCCAGATGGTAATGGTGATGACTCGCTGGAGATCACCTGGCAAGCCTCTCTCGATGGCATCACTTGGTGGGAAGTCGGAACTACCCCCTTATTCCAGATCGGACCTGAGCTCGCCGGACATCAACTCAATGCCTTCGTACGGTACGTTGATGGGCAAGGTTTCAAAGAAAGAATTAGATCCGTCAACGTCTCCATTTCAGGCGCCATTGAATCAAACCTCAGTAGAGTCGACGACTTCGATAGCAACATAAATACAAGTGGCAAGCTCAATGTCAACAGCAGTATTGACGGTGAACTTGAATCTGCTGGCGACCGCGACTGGTTTGCCATCGACCTGACAGCAGGCCGTAGATACCAAGTCGACCTGGATGGCGTCAGTCTTCACGATCCCTTCCTCTATCTCCGCAACGGGTCATCAGACCTGATTAATTTTAATGATGACAAGTCCTTATTCAGCCTTAATTCACAGATAATTTTTGACGTAGATAGCAGTGATACGTATTACCTTGACGCAGGCTCTTACGACGACGCTTATGCGGGTCGCTATACCCTCAAAGCCTCTGAGCTCAGTGCAGTAAAACCTAGTTTCAGCAGCACGGATGGTTACGGCCATGTGAGCGCCAGACGCGCCTTCGAAGAACTTTTGGATATTTCACTTGACCCAGTCGCCTCCATTGGCGGCGCACTCTGGGGAGTCGACAATGTTGATGCGCCAGAAGTTTGGAACGGTGGCAGCATTTTTCCAGGTACAACAGGTGGTGGAACTACTGTTGCGGTGATCGACACAGGTGTGGATCTGGATCACCCAGAATTTGCAGGTCGCATTGTTGCTGGATACGACTTCGTCGACAACGATTCAATCGCTGATGATGGCGAAGGCCATGGCACCCATGTTGCTGGCATTATCGCTGGTGCTAATGACGGTCAGGGAATAACCGGGGTCGCCCATGACACCTCGATCATGCCCCTTCGAGTTTTGGATAATGATGGCAATGGCTGGGTCAGTGACATCATTTCCGCAGTGCGGTGGGCTGCCGACAACGGAGCTGATGTGATCAATTTATCTCTGGGTGGAGATGGCTCCAGCCAGGCCATGGCCGATGCCATTCGTTACGCATCACAGCGCGGGAGCGTTGTCGTAATGGCCTCTGGCAACACCGGTAGCAATTCCCCCGACTATCCCGCCGCCCATGCCATCAATCACGGCATTGCTGTTGGTGCTGCAAACAGCTATCAATTCCTAGCCGGGTTCTCCAACCGCGCCGGGAGCACACCGTTGGATTACGTCACAGCACCGGGCGTCAATATCTATTCAGCTGTTCCTGGAGGCGGTTACGACACGTTCAACGGGACATCGATGGCGGCTCCGCATGTGGCCGGAGTTGCAGCCCTACTTAAAAGTTATAACCAGGGCTTATCAGCATCAACTATCGAAGATCTGCTCACAAACTCTGGTAGCAATTCACAAGGTAGAGCTACAGCATCAAATCAATCACCTCCGACAGGATTGACAATAAGTGATGTGATCACCCGGCAGACACTTGATACTTTCAGTGACAAACAACTCAATGGCACTTTGATCGCCAGCATTGACGGAAACCGGCAAGAATGCCGCTCAACTATCCGCTTGCTCAAGCGAGGGATTCGATCCAACGATGTCACTTACAAAGGCCTGGAAGATGTGCGTGTGATCGAAGCCAGTCGCAACAGCTTTGCCACGCTGAAGATCTCCAATGAGCGTTCGGTAGACCAGCGGGAGTTACTGAGTGAACTTCTGGCCACCAACCACTTCAATTACTTTGAAGTCGACCAACAATTTTCAATCGTCTGATCCATGACTTCTGTAGCCGTTGTAGGGACAGGGCTCCTGGGTACTGCCATCACCAAGCGACTATTAGAGAAGGGCTTTGAGGTTCATGTTTGGAATCGCAACCCCGCGCGTTTGGCAGATCTGCAAGAGCTTGGGGCGCACGCCATCCAAGAGCTGCACGGAGCTGCCCAAGGACGCCAAGCCGTCATCACCGTGTTGCGCGACGGAGCAGTTACAGCAAACGTGATCCATGCACTTGGGCCAATCCATGGCTCCACCGTGATGCCGATGGGAACCATGGGCATCACGGAAATCCGCAGCTTGGCTGAACAGGTTCAGCATCAGAACGGACACTGTTTGGAAGCGCCTGTGCTGGGCAGCAAACCTCAGGCCTTGAAAGGAGAACTGTTGGTGATGGCCGGTGGTGAGCCGGCGCTGTTTGACCAGCAGAGACCGCTCCTGGAGCATCTCTCACAAGAGCCAATGCTGGTGGGACCGATCGGCAGCGGTGCTGCCACCAAGCTTGCGCTCAATCAACTGATCGCCAGCCTTACCCACGCCTTTTCTCTGTCGCTGCGACTGGTGCAGCAGGCAGGCGTGCACGTTGAGACGTTCATGGCCATCCTGAGGCCCTCGGCGCTCTATGCCCCCACCTTCGATAAGAAGCTGCAGCGGATGCTGGAGGGTCACTATGACGACCCGAACTTCAGCACAGCCCTGCTGCGCAAGGACCTGCACCTGTTCCTGGAGGAGGCGACCGCTGCTGGACTCCAAATCCAAGGGCTGCAGGGTCTGGACGCCCTGCTGGAACAGTCATCCGGTAGCCAACTGGATGACCTCGACTATTGCGCCCTGCATGAGCTGACGCAAGAAAGTTTTTAATGAGGTCATGACCCAACGCACCTCCGTCGCGCTGCTGTCCGGCGGCCTGGATTCAGCCACGGCGGCGGCCATGGCCCTGGAGGAAGGTGATCGTGTGATCGGCCTGTCCTTCGACTACGGCCAGCGTCACCGTCGCGAGCTGGAGGCTGCGGCTGCAGTTGCCTCGCACCTGGAGCTGGCGGAGCATCACTGTCTTGCGGTCGATCTGGCGGCCTGGGGCGGATCCGCCCTCACCGACGACGCCATCACCATTCCCACCGATGGCGTCCAGGACGGCGTGATCCCACCCACCTACGTCCCTGGTCGCAACACTGTGTTCATTGCAGTAGGACTGAGCCTTGCCGAGGCCCGTGGAGCCGAACGCTTGGTACTGGGGGTGAATGCCGTGGACTATTCCGGCTATCCCGACTGCCGGCCCGATTATCTGAACGTCTTTCAGCAGCTGGCTAATCTAGCTAGCAAAGCTGGTCGCGAAGGCCATGGCACCCGGCTCTGTGCACCGCTGGTGGAGTGGAGCAAAACCAGAATTGTTGAGGAAGCACTCAGGCTCAACGTGCCGATCCAATCCACCTGGAGTTGCTACAGCGGTGGCTCGACCCCATGCGGAATCTGCGACAGCTGCCGCATCCGCGATGCCGCCCTGCGGGAAGCCGGTCGCCCGGACCTCTGCAGTAACGCGTCAACATGACCGTGCCCCAGCGGTTGGACCTGCCCTGGCGTGAACCGCTTGCCGTGGCCCGACAGCTGGAAAGCGACGACGGGCTGATATGGCTGGATGGTGACGGCAGTGACCTGGGCCGCTGGGTGACCCTGGCCAGCCAGCCGCTGGAGGTGATCCACAGCCAGGGCCTGCCGGGGGATGCGGAAGCCCGCGACCCTTTCACTGCATTGAACGGGCTGGGTCCGGGCCACTGGACCGGCTGGCTCAGTTATGAGGCGGCCGCCTGGACTGAACCCGGCAACCCCTGGTCCAGGGATGCCATGGCCAACCTGTGGATTGCCCGCCATGACCCGCTGCTGCGGTTTGACCTGCAGCAGCGGCAGCTCTGGATCGAAGGCACGGACCCGATGGCGATGCAGCAGCTGGCAGCGCGACTGCAGCAGAGAGCGCCCATCCCGCCGGCCACAGCGCCCATCCCGCTGGAGGCCTGGCATCAGCACACCAGCCGCGAAGGCTTCGCTGATGGCGTACGCCGGATCCGTGCGCTGATCGCCGCCGGTGATTTGTTCCAGGCCAACCTCACCGCCTGCTGCAGCACCGATTGGCCCAGTGATGCCTCGGCGGTGGAGTTGTTCCAACGGGTTCGTCAACGCTGCCCTGCGCCGTTTGCGGGCCTGGTGGTGGCGGACAACGGCGAAGCACTGCTCTCCTCCTCGCCCGAACGGTTCCTTCAGGTGGACCCCGCCGGCCGGGTCGAAACCCGACCGATCAAAGGCACACGGCCTCGCCATCGTGATCCAGACCGCGACGCCGAGCTGGCGGCGGAGCTGGTCTGCAGCGACAAGGACCGGGCCGAAAACGTCATGATCGTGGACCTCCTGCGCAATGACCTCGGCCGCGTCTGCCAACCGGGCTCCATCCAGGTGTCGCAACTGCTCGGCCTGGAGAGCTACAGCTCGGTGCATCACCTCACATCGGTGGTGGAAGGGCAGCTGCAAGCTGGGCTCAGCTGGGTGGATCTGCTTCGGGCCTGCTGGCCGGGTGGATCGATCAGCGGTGCCCCGAAGCTGAGGGCCTGCCAGCGGCTGCAGCAGCTGGAGCCCACCAGCCGCGGCCCCTACTGCGGCTCCCTGATCCGCATCGACTGGGACGGACGCTTCGACAGCAACATCCTGATCCGCACACTGATGCGGAAGGATCACAGGCTGAGGGCCCATGCCGGTTGCGGCATCGTTGCCGACTCCGACCCCGATGGCGAAGCAGAGGAGCTGATGTGGAAATTACGGCCACTGCTGGAGGCCCTGGCTTGACGGGAGGGGTCGCCTGGTGTGAGGGCCGATGGGGCACACCGGCTGAGCTGAGCCTGCCCCTGGATGACCGGGGCCTGCAACTCGCCGATGGACTGTTCGAAACCGTGTTGATCCGCGCCGGTCAGCCCTGTCTGCTGGATGAGCACCTGCAGCGCTGGAGTGAGGCCAGCGCGCAGCTGGGCCTGGATCCTCCGCCCGGCCGCGACCATCTGATGCCCCTGATCCAGGAGGCTGTGCAGCGGGCCTTGCCCGACCAGAGTTGTGGTGCCCTGCGGCTCAACTGGAGTCGGGGTTCATCCTCCCAACGCGGGATCGCACCGCCATGTATCGGGGGACATCGGTTCTGGCTGACGCTTCAGCCCTGGATACCGATCTTCACACCTATCTCCGCGATCATCAGTCGCCTGGAGCGCCGCAACAGCGACAGCCTGCTGAGCCGTTGCAAGACCTTTGCCTACGGTCAAGCGGTGCAGGCGAGACGGGAAGCTTCAGAACGGGGCTGCGATGACGCCCTGTTGCTCAACACCAACGGCGAGCTCTGCTGCAGCACCACCGCCAATCTGCTGCTGAAGCCTGGCGGTGCGAAGGGGGATGGCCCCTGGCTGACTCCTCCCCTCAGCAGTGGCTGCCTGCCGGGGGTGATGCGGGCCCGGGCCCTGCGGCTGGGACTGGCGGTGGAGGCCGACCTGGGCGCCAGCCTGGGGTCAGACGATCAGCTGCTGCTGATCAACAGCCTCGGTTGCCGAAGCCTGTTGAGCCTCGACCATCAGCCCCTCTACTCCCAAGCCCTGGGAATCGATTCAGCCGAATCGCTGTGGCAACATCTGCTCAACTAGCACGATATACATTATATATTTATAGATATGAGTTAAATATCTTACTATCTGAGTTGTAGCAGGCGTTCCACCGCCTCAGCCCACCCTTCTGCATGGGGGGCACGGGCGAGCTCAAAGCGACCGCTCTCCACGCCAGGACGCAACTGCGGATGGGGACCCTCGGCACCCGGCACCACCACCGCAAGGTCCGCCACCTCCAGCAGGGGCAGATCGTTGGGGGAATCACCCAGGGCCAGCACCTTCACATCCGGTTCATGGAGGCGCTGCTTCAGAGCCGCCAAGGCGTTTCCCTTGCTGACCTCGGCGCCAAGCAGATGACACATCCGGTTACCGCGCACAACGGCCAGCCCCTGGGCCGCCGCCAGGGCATCAAGGCGCCGCTGGATCGCCGCTGAAGGCGGAACAAAGGGCACGCTGCAGCGTCGCCGTTGGGCCTGTTGCAACAACTCGCCGGAAAGCCCAAGCAGACGTTCCCCCTCCGCGTCCGTGAGTTCATCGAGAGCCTGCAACGGTTCAGACAGCTGCTCAGACAGCTCCTGCAAGCGAGGTTTCAACGCCGACCAGCCAGGCCCCAGGGCCTGGTCCCAGGGCTCGCAGGTTGGCGTTTCACCATGAATGGCACCCCCATTTTCGACGATGTAGGGATCCCGCAGCAGAGCTGCAGCGCGGAAACGCTCCACCTCCTCCGCCGTTTTGCTTGTGCAGGGAATCACGGGCACTCCTGCCCGTTGCAGCGAGCGCAGCGTCGCCGCTGCCGGAGACCAGTCGTAGTGATGGTCCATCAAGGTGCCATCGAGGTCGGTGACCACCCACCAACGGCAGCTCTGGGGGTCGCTCATGCCTGAATCAGCCAATGCACGGCATAAGGTTCCAACTGAAGTTGCGAGCCATGGGTCTCGGAGGATCCGCTCAGACAATCGGCCCAGGCAAGACCAGTGCGACCGCCGAGACGCCCCAAGGCCAGGGTCAACCGCGAAGGGGTGACGTTATGAACCGCCACCAGGGTCTGACCGCCACCACTTCGACGCAGCATTACCAGATCGGTGCGTCCAGCACTCAACACCTCCATGGCCGCATCGGGATGCAAGGCCGGCTGATCGCGGCGCACACGCAGGGCATGACCCAACACCGATGTAACGGCGGTGGCATCGCTGTCGGGATCCTGCAGCCGCCGCTCAACAGTGTCCGCCTTGAACTGCGGGCGGTTGAGATCCCTGCGCTGTCCGGTGCGGCGGAACCGGCCCAGGTCATTGGGTGTGGCCAACAGGGCCGGCAAATAAAACGCCGGAACACCGGGCAGGGCCAGCATCAGCAGCTGGGTCATCAGAAAGCGTGCCCGTTGCAGATGGGCCGGGTCAATTCCGGCATCCGCCATGGCACTCCACCAGCTGATGTTGATCTCGTAAGGAGCCTCCTCACCGTTGGTGAGGCGACGGTGACTGATCAGACCACCCCGCTGCTCGCAGGCAATCAACAGCTGCAGTCTCCGCTGATCCGACATCAGCCCCTCGAGGGCCCGCAGACCGACACCGTCATGGCAAGCGGTGAAATTGAACAGCCCCGTGGCCTCCGGTAGCGCGGGCCAACGGTTGAGCCAGCCGTTCAGCAGATCAGCACGACCACTGATGGCCGCCTCCAGCAAGAGGGGCGGCAACGGGAAGTTGTAGGCCAGATGGGCCTCTCGACCGCTGACCAGATACGACAAGTTCTCCTGCTCCGGAACATTGGTCTCCGTCACCACCACCCCGCCTGAACAGCTGCGCTCCATCAGCTGCCGCAGCACCTCAACGATGCGATGGGCTTCTGGCAGGTGGATGCAGCCTGTCCCCGGCGTCTTCCAGATGAACCCGACCGCATCCAGCCGGACCCAGCGGACCCCATGGCGAAGCATCTGGTCCATCAGCCGCGTGAATCCCAGCAGCACCTCCGGACTTCGCCAATCCACATCCACTTGGTCGGGCCCAAACGTGGTCCACACTTGACGCGGACCATCCGACCCGCTCAGCTGGGTGAACAGAGAAGAACTCCGCGGCCGCACCACCTGGTCCCAGCAGGGATCAGGCGTCGCCTCCAGCACACAGGAGCGCCCCGGCTCCTCATCGCGCAGGAACTGCCTCACCCAGGGATGGGAGGCGGAGATGTGGTTCAGCACCAGGTCTGCCATCAGACGACGACCGTCAGCAAGGTCCGCCAGATCTCCCCAGTCACCGAAGCGCGGCTCGATCCGGTCGTGGCTGGCCACCGCAAAGCCGCCATCACTGGTGGAGGTCAGAAACGGCAGCACATGCACCACCTCAGCGAAGGGCCGCAGGCGGTTGTTGAGTAGCTGACGCAGGCTGCGCAACGCGGGCACCCCATGCTCCACCACCGTATCGGCATAGGTGATCAGCACCGCATCGGCGCCTGTCCAGAGATCCGTCGCACCGGGCGGGTCGTCGTTTGCTGACGCACCACGCAAAATCTGCAGCAATTGCGACGACAGCTGCTCGGAATCAGCGGAAGAATCCTCGAGGTAGAGGTTCTCCAGCAGGCCCTGCAGCGTTTCAGCGCTCAAGGTCTGCATATCGGCTCTCCTGAACATCGCTCAGGTATGGGTCATGACCTCATCAACTGTTGTCGCATTAAGCACCGGATGGATTTTCAGCAGAGCCTGATCACCACGGTTCATGACTACAGCCTGGGCAACCTGGATGCTGTTGCCTTCAACCGCGAGCTGAGCCAGCGGCCGACGACGCTGCTGATCCCCTGTCTGATGGAGGAGTTCAGCCGTCCAGCACTGGCGCTGATCCGCGACACTCTGTCGTCATTGAAAGGCCTCAATCGCCTCGTCATTGCTCTGGCCGCTGAAAGCGCGGAGGACGTAGCCCATGCCGAAGCCTTCTTCGCCGGCATGCCCTTTCCCGTTCAGGTGCACTGGACCAATGGCCCAGCCGTGAAGGACTTGCTTGAGTCCATGGGCGCCCTGGGACTCGAGGTCACCGGTCCCCCCGGCAAGGGCTGGGCGGTCTGGCAAGGGCTTGGGGTGGCCTGTCAGGACGCCGAAGTGGTGGGCCTGTTTGACGCCGACATCCGCACCTTCGGCTCGGCATACCCGGAGCGGATGTTGCGTCCACTGCTGGATCGCTCCCACGGCATCGCCTACGTCAAGGCCTTCTACAGCCGGCTATCGCTGGAAACCCAGGCGCTGCAGGGTCGGGCCACCCGCCTGTTCGTCGGTCCTCTGCTGGTCAGCCTCGAACAGATCTTTGGCCCACTGCCGTACCTGCGCTATCTGCAGTCTTTTCGCTACCCCTTGGCTGGTGAATTCGCCTTCACCACCGATCTGGCGATGAATCTGCGCATCCCCTCCGATTGGGGCCTGGAGATGGGGTTGCTCTCGGAGGTATTCCGTCATGTCGCCACCAGTCGCATTGCCCAGGTGGATCTGGGGCTGTTTGATCACAAGCACAAAGGACTCGGAAGCAAACCCAGTGAGGGGTTGCAACGCATGGCCGGTGAAATCTTCGGAACCGTTTTGCGCAGCTTGATGGAGCACGAGGGCGCCGTGATCTCGATGGATCAGATTCCCACCCTTGAGGTGCTCTACCGACGCGTCGGTGAGGATCGGGTGCGCCAATTCGGCATTGATTCGGCGATCAACCGGCTCCCCTATAACCGCCATGGAGAAGAACTGGCTGTGCACAGTTTTGCTGAACTGCTGCGGCCAGGACTCTCCCGCCTAATGGAGTCTCCAGTTGCTCATCAGCTCCCCAGTTGGTCACGACTGAAAAGCTGCAATCCTTCACTTCAAGGCGACCTAAGTGCAGCAGGTCAAATGGATCGCACTACATCTCGAACATTGCCCCAGTCTCAACCATTGCGTCGACCCAATCACAAACCCAGATCATCAACATCTGAGCTTGTTGCCTGAACGGACTTGAATCAAATGTAAACGAGTCAAATTGGCCCCAATCGTCAGATTGGAGCCAATTTCTATTCGTTTAGACAAATCCCAAGACGCATCAAAGAGCCTGCTGCTGCCGCATTACCCATTGCGTAGCAGCGCGCTGGGATTGCCAGGCATGGAGAAGTTGCTTGGCAAGCGTCTGCAACTGCGCTGGGTCAGCAGTGGCTTCAATGGCACGGTTCATCCGCTCCACTTCAAAGCATTGCGTCGTGGACATTGCAATCGATTCCCTCATCACTTACTCCAATTGAAGACTTCACTATTTTCATGCCACCACGAAAAAG is a window of Synechococcus sp. A15-24 DNA encoding:
- a CDS encoding sugar phosphorylase, which translates into the protein MQTLSAETLQGLLENLYLEDSSADSEQLSSQLLQILRGASANDDPPGATDLWTGADAVLITYADTVVEHGVPALRSLRQLLNNRLRPFAEVVHVLPFLTSTSDGGFAVASHDRIEPRFGDWGDLADLADGRRLMADLVLNHISASHPWVRQFLRDEEPGRSCVLEATPDPCWDQVVRPRSSSLFTQLSGSDGPRQVWTTFGPDQVDVDWRSPEVLLGFTRLMDQMLRHGVRWVRLDAVGFIWKTPGTGCIHLPEAHRIVEVLRQLMERSCSGGVVVTETNVPEQENLSYLVSGREAHLAYNFPLPPLLLEAAISGRADLLNGWLNRWPALPEATGLFNFTACHDGVGLRALEGLMSDQRRLQLLIACEQRGGLISHRRLTNGEEAPYEINISWWSAMADAGIDPAHLQRARFLMTQLLMLALPGVPAFYLPALLATPNDLGRFRRTGQRRDLNRPQFKADTVERRLQDPDSDATAVTSVLGHALRVRRDQPALHPDAAMEVLSAGRTDLVMLRRSGGGQTLVAVHNVTPSRLTLALGRLGGRTGLAWADCLSGSSETHGSQLQLEPYAVHWLIQA
- a CDS encoding glycosyl transferase, with protein sequence MDFQQSLITTVHDYSLGNLDAVAFNRELSQRPTTLLIPCLMEEFSRPALALIRDTLSSLKGLNRLVIALAAESAEDVAHAEAFFAGMPFPVQVHWTNGPAVKDLLESMGALGLEVTGPPGKGWAVWQGLGVACQDAEVVGLFDADIRTFGSAYPERMLRPLLDRSHGIAYVKAFYSRLSLETQALQGRATRLFVGPLLVSLEQIFGPLPYLRYLQSFRYPLAGEFAFTTDLAMNLRIPSDWGLEMGLLSEVFRHVATSRIAQVDLGLFDHKHKGLGSKPSEGLQRMAGEIFGTVLRSLMEHEGAVISMDQIPTLEVLYRRVGEDRVRQFGIDSAINRLPYNRHGEELAVHSFAELLRPGLSRLMESPVAHQLPSWSRLKSCNPSLQGDLSAAGQMDRTTSRTLPQSQPLRRPNHKPRSSTSELVA